In Zonotrichia albicollis isolate bZonAlb1 chromosome 9, bZonAlb1.hap1, whole genome shotgun sequence, the DNA window AGAAAGGCAAATCTTAAAGCATGAAAAAATAGATAGTTGGGAAGTGTTCCAACAAGGATGAAACCTTTTTCAGCCCCATTGCTTAAATGAAGGGATGTCGTGGGGGGGATCTTGGAGAATTCTGACTGGGGCAGTGTCACTTTGAGGGAGGAATAAATTCAGCTAGTCAGGATTTGAGTTGCCTAAATATTACATGTAAGATTCATAAACATAGTTTATAAAATACTAAACTGTAACGTAAAATATCTAAGtattgaatgaaaaaaaatattttcccctcattttttaAATTGGGGAATTTTAATTGCAGGTACTTATCCCTCACTTTACACATTTCTGGCTGCAGAGTTTGAGGTTAATAGAGCCAACCTACTTCTGAGTTTTGTAGTGTGTAACAATCTgcactggaaaagcagcattCTCTTCTGCTCCTCAAAGCAAACTACATGTAATTGTCAAAAAGTTAAGCTGGCCTAGAAAGAAGTGTTGGGGCTTTGAATTTTACTTTTTGAATgatgaattttgctttttgatGAAAGGAAACTTTTCATTATTTGATATGGGTGATCTAGTATACTGAAATTAGTGAGCCTAAAATAGATTGACATGAAGTAAAATAGAGGGTGGAAAATGTACACTGAAGTAACTGAATATATTTGTGAAGAACTGCATTTGCCAGCTGCAGAATGTTCTTCtttcacacactttctgtaccTCTTAccattttttaatacttttgtGTTTCTTTGCCATATATGTTGTATACAGTTACACATAACAGatatataaattatttaaaaaaccccaaccaaacaaagcTCCCAACTTGTGAATTGAAAGTTGGCTGTATACATCTCTTCCATATAAACTTATTCAATATTCATTGGTGTTGAGTTCTTCAAGTGCTACTTGACTATCAGATCTGAAACTTGTGGGAAGATCAGCTAAAGCAGCTGCGCTGAACCTGACTGATCACAGTTGTGTTGTGTGCGGGCACTTGGATCCACCTGCCCAGCATGAATACCTGCATTGCTCCAGTTGTGCAAAGTAAGATTCTGTTTAGCAGCATGTAGGTAAAGAGCTGCTGGCCTCGTGTTTTCCTCGTTGAGTTGGAGCAGTTTGATGAAGGCAGTGCTGCTTTCAGTTCTCACTCGCTGATTCAGAGAGATGTAACCACTGTGTAGCAGCAGGGAAGGTGCAGAATCCAATTACAGCTTTtcatgtttggatttactgattAGTTTTACTATTTCAGATGTTATACCTGCAGTTCATGTTTGCTTATCTTTATTTGTTActtgttaatttttaaatgctgtaAGAAATGGAGCTGgcattgttgtttttttcagaaaatttcaTATCTCTCTTCAACCAAGTGAAATGGAAAGAAGGGATTAATTTGAACTTCATGGTATTGTAATGATTTTTCACTGCTGTGAATTGGTTTTGCTCCCTGTAGTCTCTGTCCTTTATTGCATTAGTGCTGCAGAACAATAGTGGTGGGAGATATTGCTTTATGAACTCCAGCATCTCAGTACTGCCGTTGTCATTCATCACCTAATATAGGCTAATTGATGCTACTACAGACCATTccagaatgaaaaagaaacatttctgcTTTAGCTAGGTGATGGTCACTTCATCTGTAGTGAGCACAGAAAGCCAGATAAATATTTGATGTGAAcctttataaaaaaatattaaaaagcaaaagTCTTGTTTTATGTGAAGAACTCATGGATTAGAACTAAAGAACAAAATAACTGCAAGAATTTTATGCTACAAGATGCTCCAGaggtttatttttcattatataCTGTGTTTCAAGAGTTACAAGTGAATCGTTTTCAGCTCATTTAAGCAGCACATTTCTTTTGCCAACTAGATACAAATAATTTGTACACAATGTGGTTTTAAAGATGTACACAATGTGACTTCCTCTGGAGCACTGTAGGGTAAAAAAAcggcttccccttccccctcactTTGATGAAATAGAGACTTTTTCTTGAATATTTAATGGTTATTTAAAGTCTGCTATTAACGAATTACTTCTGTGTGAAAGGTCGCAGTGACACTTGAACGCTGCCGCCGGGTCAGGGGCAGCCCGCGGGACGGCTCCGAGCTGGCCCAGGGCTGCGGTGGCCGCAGGGCGGCTCAGGTGGCACCGGTGTCGCacgccagggcagctcctgcccccaTCCCGCGGCCACCCTGCCCTGACAGGGCTCGGAGAGAGGAGCCCTCCTGCCACACATCACCTGGAGGCTGGAAGGGGCTTAGAAGTTGTTCCAGAAAGGGAGCTTGGCTGTTAAATATCCCTGCAGAAAACGTGGGAGGAGTATGGAAATGTTTTGATGAGGCATGTGAAGATTGCTTGCGCATTTAGCTCCTTCACCCTCTTGTACTGTTTTCTTGCATTTATTAAAGTGTGCTGCCAGGCAAGGCACACACCGGGTGAATTTGTGCTTTATCTGCTTTCTGAGTGGAAAACCTTTTGCTGTAGTGTCAGATCCGTGCTGTTAATAAACCTTCCAGCAAAATCTCCCCAGTGTCATCAGTTGTGGAGGGATTGGTGTGAGGCAGGGCAGCCCCCACCTGCCCGGGGAGATGGGCCGTGGGTACCTGTGCGTGGTGGGAAAGGCTGCACCAGTGCGAGAGCTGCCGAGGAGAGAGCAATGGACAGGAGAGAGCGGCCGAACGGAGTGCTCCGAGCTCGGTCGGGGGCGGAGGAAACCGCTGAGAAAATTCCCTAAGAGTCACTGAGCTTTGCCGAAGCCCCACGAGTGCGCTGTCCCGCGGGACCGCCGCTCCGCGCCCTTCTCAGGCGCCTTTTGGGATGTGTTCGGCTTTAAAGCACCGCTGCTGTCTGGAGCTGCACCACGGCTTGCGCTGCCCTCCCCACAGCGCGGTGTCTCAGTACACAGGGGAAAAGGGAGCGCTGCCCGTTTCCATTCCCGCCCGGGGCAGCGAGTCTGGGGCCCATCGCCGGCCAGCTGccggctcggggctgctccagccggggcgggagcggggccgcgctGGGCTCGGGGCTGCGCTGGGCTCTGCCCGTGGGCCGGGGCAGCACCGAAGGGGCCGCCCGGTGACCGGACACCGGCTATAAAAACAGACTGAAGAACTGCGGGCGGATGGATTtgtgctgagctctgccaggaAGATCCACTGTGAGAGTTTTTTTTAAACGTTTTGGAGAACCTCTGAGAACTCCGAGTTTCCGCACAAACCAAGATAAGGGCGGCGGGGCTGGCTCCGGAATCCTCTCAGGCCTTTCAGGGATCTTTCATTCCTCTTCTGTTTTTCCCGTTACCGGCACGGCTCCGCTGAGCGAGGGGTACCCGGTGAGGAGCctcccgccgggccgggctgacTGGAGCGCCCCGGCGGAGCACAGAGGGGCTCCCAGAAGCGCCCGCCGCCCTCCGGCGGTgcggggcccggccgggctcGGTGCCGATCGGTCCGGGCTGCCCCCGGGAGCGGGCGCTCGGAGCGGGCGGGGCGCTGCAGCCCGCGgccgggcggcggggccgccagTGGCGAGCGCGGAGCGGGGCCGCCAATCGGGGCCGCCCCtcggtggcggcggcggcaccgGAGCGCTCccggcgcggcgggggcggggcggggcgcgaTGCGCTCTGTCGGGGCGGCGCAGCCCCCGCCCGCCCCTCGCCACCGCCCCGCGCTGTGGGGCGGAGCGGAGCGCGGTTCCGCCTCGCTCCGGCGGCCGCCGAGAGCTGCGCTGCGGCGGCGCCCGCGGCCGCTCGGCGATGGCGGCGCGGGAGaagcgcggggcgggcgggcggccgtGCCGCTGCTAAGTAGGGcaggggcgggggcggcggcggcggcggcggcggcggggccgtcGCGGCGGCTGCGCTATGCGGGCCGGGCGCGGGGGGCCGGCCGGGAGACGGCGCCGGGGGCGGCGCGCCCTGCTGCCCGCCGCGGGCCCCGGGGCGCCGGGGCGCTGAGCAACAGttggccccgccgccgcccagCATGAAAGTGTGCCGGCGGAAGGCGCTGGCGCTGTGCCTGGGCtacgcgctgctgctgctgctcgccGCGCTCAACCTGCTGGAGTACAAGTGGCGGCGGGAGCCGCGGCGCTGCGGGGAGCCCCCGGCAGCCCCCCGGCACcaccccccgccgccgccgccgccggccggGAGCCGCGGCCCGGGGGGCGCCCGGAGGCAGCTGGTCTATGTCTTCACCACCTGGCGCTCGGGCTCGTCCTTCTTCGGGGAGCTCTTCAACCAGAACCCCGAGGTCTTTTTCCTCTACGAGCCGGTGTGGCACGTCTGGCAGAAGCTGTACCCCGGTGACGCCGTCTCGCTGCAAGGGGCGGCCCGCGACATGCTGAGCTCCCTGTACCGATGCGACCTCTCCGTCTTCCAGCTCTACAGCACGGCGGGCGCCGGCAAGAACCTCACCACGCTCGGCATCTTCGGGGCGGCCACCAACAAGGTCATCTGCTCCTCGCCCCTCTGCCCGGCCTATCGCAAGGAGGTGGTGGGCATGGTGGACGACCGGGTGTGCAAAAAGTGTCCCCCGCAGCGCCTCAGCCGCTTCCAGGAGGAATGCCACAAGTACCACACGCTGGTCATCAAGGGCGTCCGTGTCTTTGACCTGGCCGTCCTGGCCCCGCTCATGCGGGACCCGACCCTGGACCTCAAAGTCATCCATCTGGTGCGGGACCCCCGGGCCGTCGCCAGCTCCCGCATCAAGTCCCGGCACGGCCTCATCCGGGAGAGCCTGCAGGTGGTGCGGAGCCGGGACCCCCACATCCACCGCATGCCCTTCCTCGATGCCGGCCACAAGCTGGGCGGgaagaaggagggggggggCGGCTCGGACTACCATGCCCTGGGTGCCATGGAGGTCATCTGCAGCAGCATGGCCAAGACCCTGCAGACTGCTCTGCACCCCCCTGACTGGCTCCAGGGCAATTACATGGCCGTGCGCTACGAGGACCTGGTGGTGGAGCCCATCAAGACCCTGCGGCAGGTGTACGGCTTTGTGAACCTGGCGGTCAGCCCGGAGATGGAGAAGTTCGCCCTCAACATGACCAGCGGCCCCGGCTACTCCTCCAAGCCGTTCGTGGTGTCGGCCCGGAACGCCAGCCAGGCGCTGAGTGCCTGGAGGACCGCGCTCAGCTACCAGCAGATCAAGCAGGTGGAGGAGTACTGCCAGCAGCCCATGGCCCTGCTGGGCTACGAGCGGGTGGGCAGCCCCGAGGAGGTGAAGGACCTCAGCCGAACGTTGCTCAGGAAGCCGCGGCTGTGACGGGGCAGCGGCGCCGGGGCTGGCGCAGCCCGGGCAGAGGAGCCGCTCCGGCTGCCCTGAGTGAGGGAGGGAGCCGGGAAAAGCAACCTGGGCTCCGATTTCCTCCAAAGACTGCCGAAGGGTAACATACAGTAATGTGATGATTtcgtggtttttctttttttttttttttttttttttttttttgacccaTCCCCTTTGCATTGGGTTAGATGcgatttaaaaaaacaaaatcacgTGGAACTGAAAATATGTGTAAAGCCCCTTCCTCCTTCTGTAAAACGCCAATATCTTGTTCATGAAGTTCTCGTGCGTTTGAAGATGGTAACAAAAACTCTTGCACAATTCCTAACACATCTTTATCTCCCTTGGTGCGGAGGGGATGCCCTTGGAAAACATAATGCTGAAAATCAGACTTTTGTATGAAAGCAAATGTTCAGACATGatagtaataaaagaaaataataaatgataTTCATTTTTATAATTACCTCAATTGTTTGGGAAATACAGTGTTGCTTATGTACAGCTGGAGGGGATGCTTGCTTAAAATAACGTGGACTTCTTAAAGGGTATGGGCGGAGGGCTGGAGTGCAACATTTGATGTGTTCAAAGATCAGGAGCTGCTCTTGCAGAAACAAATACAGATCTTGCAAGTGTAGTGCAGGTTTCTATTTAACTATTGTCTTTTCTGTTGTATTTAAAAAGTCTTTCAAGTGCCACTGTATTGGTGTCCTAAGAGTTTAAAAACGTTTGCCATCGCAGCagtatttatttttgtcttgaCATGTATGTCCAGGAGTCACTGTCAAATAGAAGTGGATCTACAGCGTGACAAGAAATGCAGGATTTAAAAAGACATTTATCATACTGGAAACATTAGCATGTGtgacaacaaaaataaaattatatatattctatatattctATAGTGCTAACAAAACATAAGATGTAAGATATTTCTTGACACTGATTGGtaacaggcagagcagggaagcaTAGAGAAATGCAtaaaatgatttattttttccctttgtctgtGTCTGAGGGTATATTTATGTATGAGGAGGGAGGAAATGTACAGCTGTGTGTTCATGGCTGTAACAGAGCTTTGATGGAGCCAGCCCAGCGTTTGATTTCAGAGCGCTGGTTGGAGACTCATTGCCTGTGAATTGTCATTGCTCTGTGATGGAGCCAGATGGTGGTCTGGCTCTTTCTGGGAGCTCTGCCTAGAGTCTGTCCCATCGTTAAAACttgatgattaaaaaaaaaagaaaaaaaagagattttactACTTCCGCTTTTGTAATTTCTTGGAAAAAGTCCTGATTTATTAAAGGTTAAGTGGTGTGTTGCATATGAAAAGTGCAGACACCCTAAGTAGTTTTTAATCTTGGtgttctctgctgctctttgaagGCTCATTTTGGAACTTGAGTTTTTAAACAAACGTAGTTTTGCCAAACTGTTCTCTTAGGAGACTACAGACTTTTCTACAGGAAGTACATTTTACATTGCCTATTTGGGTGTTGTGccttcagaaaatgtgaagagTATGAGTAGGAAAAAGGAGATTGAtttgtgaaaataaattaatataaacaGGATGCTGATacgtgtgtgtgtatgtgtgggTGTATGTGTGAAAATTTTAGTGGTGTGTAATATGTCTATTTCTTGTAACTCAAGTTAAACAGCTGATAACTGGCTACTAAGATTTTTGAGTTCTTGATGAAATTTTGGCATTAGATGTTGAATTtattctgaaaaggaaaaacatttaataaacTAGTTAAAAGATTATTGCATAAGGTTGCCTATACACTTGCTGAATGACTGCATTATATGTTGGTTCCCTCATCTCATTTTCACCATCAGTGAAATAACATAAAATCTAGCAATGGGAGACCTTTTAATTGGCCTGTTAGGACAGGGTGCTAGAAACGGGAGGGATAGTTAATTTGATGTTTCAAATACAGATTAAGGTACTTGTGTTGTTGTGGAATGATGTGTTTTGTGTTACCATGTGCATGTtcagtgcagtgctgctgagaggATTTTGGCTGTTTGGCTTTGGGTTGTACCCAGcggggttttttattttctccggTTGTTGTGTCCGGGAGCAGTGCTTGGAAATCTGACCTGTAGAGCACGGTGCTTGCTTTCTCTCCATGGCAGCGTTCCGAGGCTGCCGgccccccctgccctgccctgccctgccggTGCTCCCCCCGAGCcgcgggcagggctggagccgggAGCGCCCGTGGAACGGCGGCCCCGCCCGGGACAGCGCCCCCGCCTCGGCTGCCCACAGGGGAGCTGTGCCCGGGGCTCCGCATGGGCCTCTCCGTGCTACAGAAAAACCCCCTCGGATTCTGGGAGATGGTGCATGGTCATTTCTGCGTGCAGAACTCCTTGGTCCTTTCTGGGAAAGTTTTCAGGATGAGTAAAGTGAACAGGAATTGATTTCCTCTGGGAGTGTGAAACAGATGAGCCCAATTGACTTAGCTTCCAAAAATGACCTTTGGCTCCTAATTATGTTAAAAAGCTCACCCTGTCCTTCTGAGAGAGCACTTGCTGCTCTTCTAATAGTGGTGCATTGCAAGCATCTGCTTCACTTTCGCGgtaccagcactgccagcagagtTACAGCATCTGAATCTGGTCCATAGTTTGGGCTCCACCTACTACATTGCAGCAAGGAATCACCCAACATGCTGAACAACTGCACCCTGGTGAGCTTTGGTGAACAGAAGAAATAGTGCAATGTTCATTCTGTGGAAATAAAGCACTGCATGTTTGTTCAGGAGAACTGAATGGGACCCTGCTTGTTTAAAATGCTGGTGGGCTGAGCCCTATGTTTAGTGCTGCTCTATTAAATATGTATGTGAACAACTGGCAGTTAAAATACGATTTTTAGCCCTTTTTTGTATTCAGGAAATAGAAGTAGAGGAACTTTAACAAGCCAAACAGAGttgaaaaaaagttttaaaggtGGAGAATTACAGGGAAAAATAGGGTATCAGAAAGATGAAGGACATGGTTACAAAAGGGGTTAAATGTCCCCCTTTTGTGAGGAGGGATAGCTAGCTGTAGTCAGAATAAACTTGACTTTTAAGCTTGAAAATAGTCCtgggtttgctttctgtctGATTTAATAATTACAGCATGCTTATTCAATGCTTGTATTAGTGAAGGATCAATAGCATAAGCAAGGTGCAGAGTGCACTCAGTTGCATGGGGGGGGGATGCTTCTGAAGACTTGGCACGTTGGTTTGATGGAAGAGAAAGGCCAATGGGCAGCTACGTGTTGCTTTCTGCTGTGAATAAAGCCAGAACAAACAGGTGTGGTAAATTGCAATGATCATTCACTGcatgaaaacaggaaaacccTCTGTCTTCCACTGAATCAACTAAACCACAAGATGTGTAAATCTGTGCAAGTTGCTGCTGCTAAGCTCAGAGCTGACAATGAAAAAATGTTAGACCAAGTatctttcattctttcttaACAAAAGGAGGAAGTCCCTTATTTTTCCAATCACTTTGTAATTTGTCAGACATTAAACATCATGCTGTGACTGGGAAGAGGAACATAATTTAAACCCACAAACCTTGTATTTCCATTACGATTAGAACTTGGGTCCTCAGAGGTGAAATACTGATGGTTATAAGCAATCCTGAAACAAGGGTTTCTCATCCTGTCGGCTGTGAGAAGAATAGTGAGATTATTTCCCCCTTCATTTCTATTTGCTAGTGGTGTGTTGGAAATGAAAAGTGTTTAAAGTGAGCCCTTGCACACCTCACAGGTGGTCTAAGAGTTGGTGTTCCAGCTTTGCTCCTGTGCATCCCATAAATGCAGGCATGGGTCCCTTTGGAGAGGTggatgccagctgtgcccagctgtgtggggctgctttACATGAACAGACTGAACATGGGGCAAGTGCTGCCTCTGTTACTTCATTGAATGGATCACAAATGTTCTCATATTCTACTGCCATTCCAATTAAGGGTGTTGTATAAATATTACTCTGCTGGAATTATGCATATGAATAAGGTAAGCACATTTAATTTGGAGGCTCTGAGAGAATATGAGACTGCTTGCCATTGATGTATCTGACTTCAACTATCTGTGCTTCCTGCTAAGTAATCCTGGTAGTCAGTACATAGGGTTTGCATTTTGTATCAGAGATCCTCAGCAAGATCTTACAAAAATATGCATGTTTTATAATTAAAGAATACATAGGATAACATTTCAGCAGTACTCATTATATTGTGCaaatttaaagtaaaaaatatgGTTTATCTGGTATTTGGGTTCCCTGGCAACTAATGAGTTTTGTTAACGTGTCTAAATAACAGCTCTTCTCTGGGATTTGAATGGAATAGGACTTTCATGCTGAAAAACAAGATGAAAATGTGGTTGCAGGAATTCCCCAAATTAAATGTTATTAGCAAAGCAGCCTGAGCGAGAAAGGATCTGCTGAGCTACTtttgtcccagcagcagctgaagtggAAGTTGCTAACTGGAAGGGGCTCTACAGATACAATATTAAGAAATCTGAACATTCTAGTAAGCTTTAAGTGTGATCTTGAAGAATATCTGCATGTGCCATTTTCGTTGGAGTTGGAGTATTATGCAGGAGTCAGTGGGAGTTATATTTCAGGGTGCCTCTGGAAGTCATGGCCTCATAAATTTGTACTGAGGGGGCCTATGGGGGTTTCTGGTCCAAACTATTGCTTGAAGCAGGGTCAGCGTATGAGATCAAACTAGGCTGCTCCAGGTTTTATCTTGGTGCGTCCTGTAAACCTGCAAGGACAGAGACTGCACAATCTCCCTGGGGAGCCCCAGTGTTGTGGGGTCCTTGTGGTGATCCATGATGCTCCAGCAAAACCAGCCCCAGAATCACTAAACATGTTACATAAATTTATTAATATTGTGTTTTGCCTGTGACTACTGACGTGGGTCATGTCCTCACTTCCCTTTAACTGCAAGAAACgttggctgcagctcagctgttGCAAAGGGTCAGCAGCAGAGTGGCTAATGAGCAGTGATCTCagtggaaaaatggggattcaCAATTAGAATGCTGCATCCAGCAATATCCCTTGTTCTACCCAGGAGGGATAAAGAGGAGAGCAAAGGCAAAAGAAATTCACttagaagaaaggaaaggaatacaAAAAGGGGCTTATCAGACATTGCTCTTTCTCTGCTATAGGAAGAAAGAAATACTGGTaaggaaaactgaaagaaaCAAATGATACCATGCAGCAAGGTCAGGAGAGGATGAATAAAGCCATTTGCATGTTAAAGGCAGTGAGGATAGAAACCTGAAGGACAGAAGAAGAAATGTGATGCTATGTGCTGTAACCATTTGTGATTAATCATGATGTGCAGAAAGAATTCCTCACTTCTAAGTTCACAGTTTTAGATTCCCTGATTTTCCTCACAGTTTCAAGATGAATTTCAAACAGGAATAATTTTCATAATTATTCGGATAGTTTTGATGTTCCAATTTGTTTTGTGTATAGATAGAAACAGAGTTGCTGAACTTTTGTCTAAATATTCCTCTCTGCAGACCTctatgcataaattcacaggCCCCCTAGTCTGCTAAATTCTTGGCACCTTCTTGTTTTCCATCTGCCAGATGGCTCCTTCTCCCACCAGTCAGGGTTATCAACAATTATCTGTTTCAAGCCATGTGCATGTCTCATAACAGTTTATCATGGGAGACATAAAATGGAAAAGTGACATATTTAGTGTTTATGTAACTTTGAGAATCACTTTTTGGCAGCTTTCATCGCTTGCTTATTTGCCACTGGTGTTCCTTTGTATGTTTGCTGTACTGGTCTGGGATCAGCGCTTCAGATCTCAATTATTCAGTCAGTTTACTAAAATCAGACACCTTGCACACTCAGTCAGCTGGTGTTTTTAGATGTACTAACTTAGTTGATGGAGTGGTGACTTGTTTTGTTCTTCAGAACACCCTTATATCTTGACCTTGACCTCTCTTTTCCAAAGTAACGAGCGATAGGAAATGAGGAAACAGACTcaagtggcaccagtgaaggtttagattggatatttggAAACATTTCATCACCTTGAAAGGCTTGCCAAGCAATGGCATAGACTGCTCAGGGAAGTGGCCGAGGCCCCAGTTCTGGAGGTATTGACAAGATGGGTGGCTGTGGTGCTCAGGGACATGGCTTAgagctgggttaatggttgggcTTGATATCACAAAGGTCTTTAGAACCTAAATGGTTCTCTGATGTGATGGTGACATCAGACCCTGGAGTGCCATACAGGGGGGTTGGAGGCACTGGGGGTCCTGCAGCTCATGAGGCAGTGAGAAAGGTCTGGCTGCCAGAGCAGAGTTTGGGGCCTGTGATCTTCACCTGCTTCActggctgcagctccaccaCAAACTGCCAGAGCTGTCGATGGGAGAGGACACCTGGTTCCAAGAGGTACAGTGGAAATGAGTAAGTGGTGGAAAAGAGTTCTTTGTGCttctctgctcctctccaggtgtcatggtttgagcctggcacagagccagtgcccccccatgaaaatgcctcaccctggtgtctgctgtgagatgtgaccaggaataagcaaaacaggctctaacttaaacataaagaacactttattacttaaactacaggaaaatagggaaagactataaggaaaagaaaaaaagaaattgaaaaccttacaaaaaaaactttcctcctccccactccctgactttcccaatccgatacattctcccaaatcaactgcccagccttggccccacactttagtatactcaaactgcagttcatgaagaggaaaggagtccttcttgttccataggcttctcctggaaacacactgaaaccccgtgtgcttctttgtcacttcggcaccgcccagaaaaagtccttttgccgcttgtgacatcttccttccatgcccagtgctctcaccactgacggcatggaccagagctgcttttagggttgtctttcaaggatgccttgtctcactccaaaaaggcacagtctctgctttgggacatctgtcccccccatatttttccaaccccctggggccggggggtcctcacgaatgaaccctcctggttttgaggcactgcctccccctaaatgcagtctgtgtcacaggaacaactgagtccatggccacaagaaaagtccagccaaaaggccactccaaatcatctctccccatccaatcatctctacgttcttcgggccaggtccttgtctcatctcatctcttatctcccttcttattcagcttcgaggaggattagcatttttgcaaggccccaatcatgaaagaaagtgttaaaagttttcagtctctatCTGTCCCGGAgtggcactcccacacacgctgcccacacgctgccgctccggccgggcactcttcctccccccttctcctcccgggctggctgctatcacatcacattcagacgccggctctcctctctctctctccctcctgggggggggggggggggctggctgcccgatgtctcgatgtctcttggggctccgccacccttccatccttgagaactttctcacccccatctctgtccaggccccgggcctaccgcatggctgctccttccccgcccagcagcagcggctgggctggacgggggagagatctgacctcttcgccgcgacgtcccaagagagcgtgccaagggcagtgccctgcttttaacccctgtgtattctcggaggtgtgtccaaaccccactggctacaccgggtgccagtctcaaacccaaaaccttcattggtttgaccacagcttcccagaattcccactccttcctggtcaaaccaccacaccagGAATGAGCACACAGCAGCCCGTGCTGACCATAACACTTTGGTTTTGTAAGAGTTTAACAGCTGATCCCTAATTACATGTTCTTTCATGCTGAGCAGAGGTAAAAATACACAGTATTAAAGTGTTGTAGCTACTGCCCAGAGAATACCTGCTGTGTTATTTTAACCCAGGAACCCTCATCCCAGGACACAACTTACACACACGAGCCCCcctccttttattttatttcaaataggGAA includes these proteins:
- the CHST2 gene encoding carbohydrate sulfotransferase 2, which gives rise to MKVCRRKALALCLGYALLLLLAALNLLEYKWRREPRRCGEPPAAPRHHPPPPPPPAGSRGPGGARRQLVYVFTTWRSGSSFFGELFNQNPEVFFLYEPVWHVWQKLYPGDAVSLQGAARDMLSSLYRCDLSVFQLYSTAGAGKNLTTLGIFGAATNKVICSSPLCPAYRKEVVGMVDDRVCKKCPPQRLSRFQEECHKYHTLVIKGVRVFDLAVLAPLMRDPTLDLKVIHLVRDPRAVASSRIKSRHGLIRESLQVVRSRDPHIHRMPFLDAGHKLGGKKEGGGGSDYHALGAMEVICSSMAKTLQTALHPPDWLQGNYMAVRYEDLVVEPIKTLRQVYGFVNLAVSPEMEKFALNMTSGPGYSSKPFVVSARNASQALSAWRTALSYQQIKQVEEYCQQPMALLGYERVGSPEEVKDLSRTLLRKPRL